The Echinicola rosea genome has a segment encoding these proteins:
- a CDS encoding SusC/RagA family TonB-linked outer membrane protein, with protein MTKFYNQWSLITLLLLSTGLSAFAQRTISGKITDDTEEGLPGATVLVKGTSNGTVTDLDGMYSIEVPSNESILVFSFVGYESKEEKVGTRSAIDVTLGASMSSLEEVVVTGYTSQSKKDITGAVSSVDSEELQKVPATTFAQQLQGRASGVNIVNDATPGGNATVRIRGFGTIGNNDPLYVIDGVPTQNQGNLNPNDIESIQILKDASAASIYGSRAANGVVIITTKRGKVGKPTIAVSAYYGTQSAANSPEVLNGEELGRYLYLANTYAGRTTDHGQYTYGSNGEVMIPDYVFPSGAMEGDPATNPDLYALEPGNIYPITRAGDTDWWKESTGKAPIQNYQVSAAGGTENGRYALSLNYFNQEGIVNNVGYERYSLRANTEFKALNNKLTIGENLSTSFDIRKGGFSNDDEQNAVSSSYKNHPLLPVYDIMGQFAGSRGRNLGNNYNPVAILERQKDNRHFRIRGFGNVYASYDITDDLIFKTSYGFDGNMRRSRLLGRPQPEYVEGNFINSSEAQNQYSLQTVWTNTLSWSHAIGDIHKVDAYIGTEAIREFGETFTARREKFPFLSTQVLSYLDLGDASTAKNSGEVNVDYSLFSTFGQFNYSYEGKYLVQFILRNDASSRFLQASRSAVFPAFSLGWRLSDELFVRNALPFISDMKLRYGWGKTGNQLIGDYNAYTTYKTNIFNAGYPIDGSTSTPTVGFDVLQFGNRNAKWESTTSNNLGLDVEMLAGKIFFELDLWNRKTTDMLFQVPVSYGHGDAVAPYFNVGQMTNKGMDISLGYNNTAHGRDFSYSISGNYSMYRNNVDQLDEGENAVLFGRATRVPSLTISRAGIPLSSFFGYKVVGIFQTQEEADSWPAYGEYNAPGKFKVQDINEDGVITDADRTIIGNPHPDFNFGINISLGYKNWDLDIFGNGSVGNDIYNYVRYFTDFNTFQGNRSKRALYEAWQPSNPQAPRSQWIAADPSAQTPIMDANDQVSSRPSSYFIEDGSYFRLRNIQLTYHLPAQGLKALGLGSASVYLQGQNLLTFTNYSGLNPEIQVGTENDATLGFDGGYMPVSKSLILGLNISF; from the coding sequence ATGACCAAGTTTTACAATCAATGGTCCTTGATAACGCTATTGTTATTGAGTACCGGATTATCAGCGTTTGCCCAGCGAACGATTTCAGGTAAGATCACGGATGACACGGAAGAAGGACTGCCCGGAGCCACTGTCTTGGTGAAGGGAACTTCAAACGGTACCGTGACTGATCTGGACGGCATGTACTCCATAGAGGTCCCCAGCAATGAAAGTATTCTCGTATTTTCTTTTGTAGGATATGAATCCAAAGAGGAAAAGGTAGGCACAAGAAGTGCTATCGATGTGACGCTTGGGGCATCGATGAGCAGTCTGGAAGAGGTCGTAGTAACAGGCTACACTTCCCAGTCAAAAAAGGACATCACAGGCGCCGTATCGTCGGTGGATTCAGAAGAACTTCAAAAAGTCCCGGCGACTACTTTTGCACAACAACTTCAGGGCCGCGCATCAGGTGTAAACATCGTAAACGATGCCACTCCAGGCGGCAATGCTACCGTAAGGATTCGAGGTTTTGGTACGATCGGAAACAATGATCCACTCTATGTCATCGATGGAGTGCCAACCCAAAACCAAGGCAATTTAAACCCCAATGATATCGAGTCAATCCAAATCCTAAAAGATGCTTCCGCAGCTTCCATCTACGGATCCAGAGCGGCCAATGGGGTAGTGATCATCACGACTAAGCGTGGCAAAGTAGGAAAACCCACTATAGCTGTCAGCGCCTATTACGGTACTCAATCAGCCGCCAACAGCCCCGAAGTGCTCAATGGAGAGGAGCTCGGCCGATACCTGTACTTAGCCAATACCTACGCCGGCAGAACCACAGATCATGGCCAATATACCTATGGCTCCAATGGCGAAGTAATGATACCGGATTATGTTTTTCCAAGTGGCGCCATGGAAGGTGACCCGGCGACCAATCCAGACTTATATGCGCTGGAGCCTGGTAATATTTACCCCATCACCCGTGCAGGCGATACAGACTGGTGGAAAGAATCTACAGGAAAGGCTCCCATCCAGAATTATCAGGTAAGTGCTGCAGGGGGGACCGAAAATGGGCGGTATGCATTATCCCTAAATTATTTTAACCAAGAAGGGATCGTCAATAATGTAGGCTATGAAAGGTACAGCCTTCGAGCAAATACCGAATTCAAGGCCCTGAACAACAAACTGACCATTGGCGAAAACCTTTCTACCTCATTTGACATCCGCAAGGGAGGATTTTCCAATGACGACGAACAAAACGCAGTTTCCAGTTCATATAAAAACCACCCGCTTCTCCCGGTATATGATATTATGGGGCAATTTGCAGGAAGCCGTGGACGGAATTTGGGCAACAACTACAATCCTGTTGCCATCCTTGAACGGCAGAAAGATAACCGTCATTTCAGAATCCGTGGATTTGGCAATGTATATGCCTCCTATGACATTACGGATGACCTGATTTTCAAGACCAGTTATGGATTTGATGGCAATATGAGAAGAAGCAGGCTCCTCGGAAGGCCGCAACCTGAATATGTAGAAGGAAACTTCATCAATAGCTCAGAGGCCCAAAATCAATATTCTCTCCAGACCGTCTGGACGAATACCTTAAGTTGGTCTCATGCCATTGGCGATATACACAAAGTGGACGCTTATATAGGCACCGAGGCCATCCGGGAATTTGGTGAGACATTCACTGCCAGAAGGGAGAAGTTTCCCTTTCTGTCCACCCAAGTGCTTAGCTACCTTGACCTGGGAGATGCCTCCACGGCAAAAAACTCGGGCGAGGTAAATGTGGACTATAGCCTATTTTCCACTTTTGGCCAGTTTAACTATTCTTATGAAGGCAAATACCTCGTACAGTTTATCCTTAGGAATGATGCATCGTCTAGGTTCTTACAGGCCTCCAGATCAGCAGTGTTCCCTGCGTTTAGCTTAGGATGGAGATTATCGGATGAATTATTTGTCAGAAATGCCTTGCCTTTTATATCGGATATGAAATTGCGCTATGGCTGGGGCAAGACTGGTAACCAGCTGATTGGAGACTACAATGCCTACACCACTTATAAAACCAATATCTTTAATGCGGGTTACCCGATTGATGGCTCCACTTCTACCCCCACTGTGGGGTTTGATGTACTGCAGTTTGGCAATAGAAATGCCAAATGGGAGTCCACCACTTCCAATAACCTCGGGCTTGACGTAGAAATGCTCGCTGGAAAGATCTTTTTCGAATTGGACCTTTGGAACAGAAAAACCACGGACATGTTGTTTCAGGTTCCGGTGAGCTATGGCCACGGCGATGCAGTAGCGCCATATTTCAATGTCGGGCAGATGACCAACAAAGGAATGGATATTAGTTTGGGATATAACAATACTGCCCATGGCCGGGATTTTAGTTACAGCATATCAGGTAACTACTCCATGTATCGCAATAATGTGGACCAACTAGATGAAGGCGAAAATGCAGTGCTGTTTGGCAGGGCCACCCGGGTACCATCGCTCACGATCAGCCGTGCGGGCATTCCACTTTCTTCATTTTTTGGGTATAAGGTAGTAGGCATTTTCCAAACACAGGAAGAGGCAGACTCTTGGCCTGCTTATGGAGAATACAATGCTCCTGGTAAGTTTAAAGTCCAAGATATAAATGAAGATGGCGTCATCACAGATGCTGACCGTACCATTATCGGCAATCCCCATCCCGACTTCAATTTTGGCATCAATATCAGCCTGGGATATAAAAACTGGGACTTGGATATCTTCGGAAATGGATCTGTTGGAAATGATATTTACAATTACGTCCGGTACTTTACGGACTTTAACACTTTCCAAGGAAACCGTTCAAAAAGGGCATTATACGAGGCTTGGCAGCCAAGCAATCCTCAAGCACCACGCAGCCAATGGATCGCCGCCGATCCAAGTGCCCAAACACCCATCATGGACGCCAATGACCAAGTAAGTAGCCGGCCTTCCAGTTACTTTATTGAGGATGGTTCCTATTTCAGGCTCAGGAATATACAGTTGACTTACCACTTGCCAGCCCAAGGACTAAAAGCCCTTGGGCTGGGCAGTGCTTCGGTGTACTTACAGGGACAAAACCTCCTGACCTTCACCAATTATTCCGGCTTAAATCCCGAGATCCAAGTGGGAACTGAAAATGACGCCACCTTGGGTTTTGATGGCGGATATATGCCGGTTTCCAAAAGCCTGATTTTAGGTTTGAACATATCATTTTAA
- the htpG gene encoding molecular chaperone HtpG, giving the protein MQEKGTISIHTENIFPIIKKFLYSDNEIFLRELVSNAVDATQKVKRLATLGQYSGELGDLTVEVSFDKEKKTITIADKGLGMTAEEIKKYINQIAFSGATEFVEKFKDAKDANEIIGKFGLGFYSAFMVAHRVDIHSLSYQEGATPAKWTCDGSTSFEISEGDRTERGTEIVLHINEESEEFLDKWKLQEILDKYCKFLPIPIKFETKTENVEDGKDEEGKPKYKSVEVDNIINTTQPIWTKAPSELKDEDYLAFYKELYPMSEDPLFWIHLNVDYPFNLTGVLYFPKVKNEFELQRNKIKLFSRQVFITDEVKDIVPEFLMLLHGVIDSPDIPLNVSRSFLQADGNVKKINSYITKKVADKLGELFKKDRKSYESKWNDIGLFVKYGMVSEDKFYDKAKDFALLKNTKDEYFTIPEYQEKVKAAQTDKDEQTIFLYSTDPDKQNTFIESANKKDYDVLSLDSPIDSHFINNLEQKLEKTSLKRVDADVVDKLIKKEDSTANVLTEEQSKQVKEIFEKAIANQSYTVEVEGLSPEELPVTITMEEFMRRMKDMAQTGGGMGFYGAMPDNYKVAINGNHKIIDKILKAEGEDEKGRLAKQAFDLAKLSQGMLSGKDLTEFVKRSVEMI; this is encoded by the coding sequence ATGCAGGAAAAAGGTACAATCTCGATCCATACCGAGAATATTTTCCCGATCATCAAGAAGTTTCTTTATTCGGACAATGAGATTTTTCTCAGAGAGTTGGTATCCAATGCGGTGGATGCTACCCAGAAGGTAAAGCGGCTGGCAACCTTAGGCCAGTACAGCGGTGAATTGGGTGATTTGACCGTAGAAGTGAGTTTTGACAAGGAGAAAAAGACCATTACCATTGCCGATAAAGGCCTTGGTATGACGGCAGAGGAAATCAAAAAATACATCAACCAGATTGCTTTTTCTGGTGCCACCGAATTCGTAGAGAAGTTTAAGGACGCCAAAGATGCCAATGAGATCATCGGTAAATTCGGATTGGGTTTTTACTCTGCCTTTATGGTGGCCCATCGGGTGGACATACACTCCCTTTCTTATCAAGAAGGCGCTACGCCTGCCAAATGGACATGTGATGGCAGTACTTCATTTGAGATTTCTGAAGGAGACCGTACCGAGCGCGGTACCGAGATCGTGCTGCACATCAATGAAGAGTCCGAGGAATTTTTGGACAAGTGGAAACTTCAGGAAATCCTGGACAAATACTGTAAATTCCTCCCCATCCCGATCAAGTTTGAGACCAAAACCGAAAATGTAGAGGATGGCAAAGATGAAGAAGGGAAACCTAAATACAAGTCAGTAGAAGTTGATAACATCATCAACACCACCCAGCCCATCTGGACCAAAGCGCCGAGTGAGCTAAAAGACGAGGATTATCTCGCTTTTTACAAAGAACTGTACCCCATGAGCGAAGATCCGCTATTCTGGATCCACCTGAATGTGGACTATCCATTTAACCTTACAGGGGTCCTATATTTCCCTAAAGTAAAAAATGAATTCGAGCTACAGCGCAATAAAATCAAGCTCTTCTCAAGACAGGTATTCATTACCGATGAGGTGAAAGACATCGTTCCGGAATTCCTGATGTTGCTGCACGGTGTGATCGACTCTCCGGATATCCCACTAAATGTATCACGAAGCTTCTTACAGGCGGACGGGAATGTGAAAAAGATCAACAGCTACATCACCAAAAAGGTGGCCGACAAGCTGGGTGAACTGTTCAAAAAAGACAGAAAATCCTACGAGTCCAAATGGAATGATATTGGGCTCTTTGTGAAATATGGCATGGTCAGCGAAGACAAGTTCTATGACAAAGCAAAAGATTTTGCCCTGCTCAAAAACACCAAGGATGAATACTTCACCATACCTGAATACCAGGAAAAAGTAAAAGCTGCACAGACGGACAAAGACGAGCAGACCATTTTCCTCTACAGCACTGATCCCGATAAGCAAAATACCTTTATCGAATCCGCCAACAAGAAGGATTATGACGTGCTTTCGCTCGACTCTCCGATAGACAGCCATTTTATCAATAACTTGGAGCAGAAGCTGGAAAAAACCTCCCTCAAGCGTGTGGATGCCGATGTCGTGGATAAGCTGATCAAAAAAGAGGATAGTACCGCTAATGTCCTGACAGAGGAACAAAGCAAGCAAGTGAAGGAGATCTTTGAAAAAGCCATAGCCAACCAGAGCTATACGGTGGAAGTGGAAGGTCTCAGCCCAGAGGAACTTCCTGTGACCATCACCATGGAGGAGTTTATGCGCAGGATGAAAGACATGGCACAGACCGGAGGAGGTATGGGCTTCTATGGTGCTATGCCTGACAATTACAAAGTAGCCATCAATGGCAACCACAAGATCATCGACAAAATCCTCAAGGCAGAAGGTGAGGACGAAAAAGGGCGACTGGCCAAGCAGGCATTTGATCTGGCGAAGCTTTCCCAAGGAATGCTTTCAGGAAAGGACCTGACCGAGTTTGTGAAGAGAAGTGTGGAGATGATCTAA
- a CDS encoding uracil-DNA glycosylase family protein translates to MQQLLEEIASCKACKEFLPLGPKPIVAGSPHSKIIIIGQAPGKIVHETGIPWNDKSGDNLRKWLGVDKTTFYDPHKIALVPMGFCYPGRGKSGDLPPRHECAPLWHGRLLDMMKEVQLTLLVGNYAQAYYLGSRARNTLTETVKNFHDYLPEYLPLPHPSPRNNIWQAKNPWFGEEVLPTLKERTRRVLDQGKRI, encoded by the coding sequence ATGCAGCAATTGTTAGAGGAAATAGCATCTTGTAAGGCCTGTAAGGAATTTTTGCCATTAGGTCCCAAGCCCATCGTGGCGGGCAGTCCGCACAGCAAGATCATCATCATCGGCCAGGCACCGGGCAAAATCGTCCATGAAACCGGCATTCCCTGGAACGACAAAAGCGGAGACAACCTGCGCAAATGGCTGGGCGTGGACAAGACTACCTTTTACGATCCTCATAAAATCGCGTTGGTACCCATGGGGTTTTGCTATCCGGGCAGGGGAAAATCGGGAGACCTTCCGCCAAGACACGAATGCGCACCGCTTTGGCATGGAAGACTCTTGGACATGATGAAGGAAGTGCAGCTGACCTTATTGGTGGGTAATTATGCGCAGGCATATTATTTGGGAAGCCGGGCAAGGAATACCCTGACCGAGACGGTGAAAAATTTCCACGATTACCTGCCTGAATATTTGCCGCTGCCCCATCCCTCGCCCCGAAACAATATCTGGCAGGCCAAAAACCCGTGGTTTGGGGAGGAAGTGCTGCCTACACTGAAGGAGCGGACAAGGCGGGTTTTGGATCAGGGCAAACGCATTTAG
- a CDS encoding formyl transferase, giving the protein MKIVVISECKAREMIVVNRILQFQPRAVVVQPSFAKKRKKRSFGDLATRLLAKLRYRALKRNLAVVDDGSSGILNKVTFDSKMLNSPEGIEFLKRLSPDLLITCRAPLLSQEVTQIPKLATVNVHYGIAPEYRGNDTLFWALYEKNYEKVGGTIHHISQGVDTGNILAKVYPALVPGDDETSIDIKTSQLLADTLYQYLEEISQARQPIRGVTQQHKGKNYRATDRTPAKSLKMQFRNLLGNSSIPSQEQKVETFFEQESISIFA; this is encoded by the coding sequence ATGAAAATAGTAGTGATAAGTGAGTGTAAGGCTAGAGAGATGATTGTGGTGAACAGGATTCTCCAATTTCAGCCTCGAGCGGTGGTGGTGCAGCCGAGTTTTGCTAAAAAGCGCAAGAAAAGAAGTTTTGGGGATTTGGCAACCCGCCTCTTGGCAAAACTGCGCTATCGCGCACTGAAGCGAAATCTGGCCGTGGTGGATGACGGGAGCAGTGGGATATTAAACAAAGTAACTTTCGATAGTAAAATGCTGAATTCACCAGAGGGTATCGAATTTTTAAAGAGATTGTCTCCAGACCTGCTGATCACCTGCAGGGCACCGCTGCTCAGTCAAGAAGTCACTCAAATCCCAAAATTGGCAACGGTAAATGTTCACTATGGAATAGCACCAGAATACCGCGGGAACGACACGCTATTTTGGGCGCTTTATGAAAAGAATTACGAAAAGGTAGGAGGTACCATCCATCATATCAGCCAAGGGGTGGATACTGGAAATATCTTGGCAAAAGTTTATCCTGCACTTGTACCAGGTGACGACGAGACTTCCATCGATATCAAGACGTCACAGCTGCTTGCCGATACCCTATACCAATACCTCGAAGAAATTTCCCAAGCACGACAACCGATTCGGGGAGTGACACAGCAACACAAAGGAAAGAACTACCGCGCCACAGATAGGACACCGGCTAAAAGCCTTAAGATGCAATTCAGAAACCTACTTGGCAATTCATCCATACCCAGCCAAGAACAAAAGGTAGAAACTTTCTTTGAGCAAGAGAGCATTAGTATTTTTGCCTGA